The window TTCGATCGGTGCGATCGTACTCTTGCCCCAGTGGCAACAACGCAGGCGTTTCTTGTCCACCACCGGTGTCACTGGTCAAAATCGAAATCGGGTTGCCATCGGCATCGACTCGAACGCCGTTGTTGTCAGTGTCGATGTTCGCACGGCCGTCTGGCGTGAAGCCAGCACCAACGGTGTCGTCAAGCAAACTGGTCAAGACAACAGGGAAGTCCGGTTGGCCAACGATCTGCAAACTGCCACCGATGCGATCGGCGATGTCCAGCATCTCGTTTTCTGCCGTCAACAGTGTGCCACCGGCGACAATGCCCGCTTGGCGACGCAGCAAGACGTCTTCGACATCGAGATCTTGGTTTTGGAATTTGACGACCAAGGATCCACGAGCGTCGCTTTCCAAACGCAACCCACCGTAGATGTGTTGGTTCGGGATTTCGATCATGTCGCGAACGATGTGAACGATGTCGGTATCGTCCCAAACAACTTCGGTTGCGACGGTGCCACCGCGAACTTCCAAACCGTTCAGTCCGGCGGTGATGATGCCCGCGGCAACGTCGTCATCCGAAACGGTTGCCGAATCAATCGCGTTGCCCGCGATCAGTGGACCGCTGTTTCCTGAAATCTCATAGCGATTTAGGCTGTCTTCGAGCGAAGAGCCGGTTCCGAAATCACGCGACGCGGTCGAGCGACCTGGGTCGGTGACTTCTTGCCATGAGAAACTGTTCACGTCGAAGCTCATCGCCGGACCACTGCCGTCGACGAATTCGTTGTTCACAACCACTGGTTGAGCACCACGGACGAAGACCGTGCCGCTGGCGTTGTTGACGCGACCGACCCGTTGTTCGCGTGGGTCTTCAGGGTTGTTGGTGTTGTTGCCGCTGTCGTTCAAGAAGCCACGTCCATCGGCGTTGCTTTCGAATCGCGAATTGGCGACTCGCAGACCGCTTTGGTGAACTTCCAAAACGTTGAAGCTGGCAAAGCCACCTTCGATTCGCGATGTTCCACCGCCACCGGCCAAAACGGCATGGTCAAACGATGCGTCCGCACCGAAGGCCAGGTAAACGCCGGACCAGTCGCCGGGCGTCAATTCGTTTTGCCCGTCGTTAGTTCCTTGAGCGATGTTGTTGGTGTTGAACGCTCCGCCGGTTCCATACCGAGCATCGTTCAGGCTGGTCAGGATGATCGGTTCTTTCGCTGTGCCTTCCGCGTACAAGTGCGATCCGAAGGTCACGTCGATGCGTGCACCATCCAGTTTGACGATCATGCCTGGATCGATCACCAAACTTGGGTCCAGACGACCGGCACGGGCTTGCAATGGAGCCGTGACGGTGAGCAGATCCAAACGATCGGTGCCGATCGATGCAGCATCGGTGAAGGATGTTTGCGTCGCGTTGAGAACGCTGACTTGACGATATTCGCCCACCGTTCCATTGCTGGATACTTCCGCACGGTAAACGATTCGCGATGCAAAACCGCTGCCGGCTGGAGCGGCGGGAATTCCGGAAACGCTGATCGAACCTTCGTCGATCATTTCGATGATTTGCGATTCGCTGCTTGGTCCCACTTCGGTTCCGTCGGCGGTTGCGAAGGTGAACCGATACACGTATCGACCTGGCTCGACCATTCCCGTTCCGCCACCGGCAGGGTTCGGGATCGAGCTGGTTTGAATCGTGCTGCTGGCTCTCGCCAACAACGTGCCCGCGATGATGCTTGGGTTCAGCAGATTGCTGCCTTCGGCCGTCGAGTCGCGGTACGACGAATCGCTAGTGTTCAAACGTGCGACCAAGCGGAATTCGCCAGGGTTTCCGTTGGCGTCAACAGTCGCTCGATACAGACGACGACCGGAGAAATCGCTGGATGCCGAAACGGTTGGAAGACCTGACAACTGAACCGAACCGTTCGCACCAACCGTGACCGCGGTGGTGTTGTCGCTTGGTGTCGATTCGAAGCCGTTTTGGTCAACGAATGTCATGCGGTAGACATAGTTGCCCGCGGCCAATCCATCAGCGGTCGCTGGAGTGGACGTTGCAGCGGTGCGAACCAACAGAACGCTCGGGGCTTCGTTGGCGGCATTGACGCCACCAGGATTGCCCTCAATCAACAAGTTCTCGGTCAGCACGTGAACAATGTCGGTGTCATCGAACCGAGCGTTGACCTCGAGCGATTGGAGATCGCCGCCGGTTGGTGTCAGCAGACGAATTTGCAACCCGTTGATCGAGTTGTTCGTCAGCACGTTGCCGCGGATGTGAGGTCCAACGCGAGTGACGTCGCTGGTGAAGTACGAAGGAGTCGACGCTCCAGGAGCAACCTGGTTTTGATATTGCGATTCGTCGAATCGTGTTTCTGCGAATGTGTTCGGCGTGGCTGCAATCGCGGCTTGGGCCGAGTTTCGAATCTGGTTGTTCAGAATCGTCGCGCGGACATCGGCAAGCTCGATTGGTGAGATCGTCAGCGTTTGGCCATCGACCGAAACCTGACCACCACCATGCTGGATGTCGGCGTATTGGATGTGGTTGAGGAAGACGGCGTTGTCTTCCATGTTGATCTTGCTGTCGTCGGCGTAGTCGATGTCCCCACGCAGATCGATACCGCCCCATGAGCCGACTTGTCCGTTCAATCCGACAAAGCTGACTGCGTCGTAAGGCGTACCCAAAATTTGCAGTGACGAGTTGCTGCGATCGACCGATTCCGAAGTGCTGCCAACGCCAATTCGGCTGCGTGACATTTTGAATTCGGAACCACCGTCGATGACCAACGCGATGTCTTGTGGAACATCGAGGCTGGAACCGTCCTTCAGGGCGTTCCCGAATGCTGAACGTCCAATTTCGTAGCTGCCGCCACCGATCACACGAATTTTAGTGACAGGTGTGCCACCATTGTTCAAACGGAACTCAGCCAAACGGATTGCGTCGTCAATCTCGGCGACTGGTTTGGTTGGCGTTCCCATTGTGACGAACAAGTCAAACTGGTTGACGTCGGTCGTCGTGAAGTTGCGATCGGGGAGGTTGGTGCCCGTGACGCTGTCGACATAAACGACGGCGTCGGGGTTGGTTGGGTTGAACCAGAAATTGAATTCGCCACCGGGTTGTCCGTCCGCATCGCCGTCGAGCGGTTGAGCGGCGGTTCCATTGACTGGTGTGTCGAGCAGGTTGCTGGCAGCAGCCGTTTCGTACGACATGACCAATTCGTAAGTCCCCTCGGTTACACCACCGATTCCGGTGCCGGTGATCACAGGGTTGTACGAGTTGTTGCCAGAAGCACTGACACCGACGACGTAATCGCCAGCTTCCAGGATTTCGATTTCAATCAGCGAATCGTCACTGAAGTAATCATCGTTGGCGGCGATTTCGATGTATTCATCAGCGCCGACTTGCTTGTAGAGCCGAAGGGCCGTGTCCAAAGTGCTTGAGAGGCTTAAACGCTGGGCGACCGTCGAGATCGACAGCTTGCCCGGTTCGGTCAATTCGAATCGGTACAGGTCGATGTCGTTTGCTTCCGGACGGAACAGGTACTGTCCGTTGACAATGTCCGATGGGCTGGGGAACAACGCTTCGTTGTCGTTGCCCAATTGCGACGAGAAGTCGACCACGTCGGGTGACTCTGGGTTCACACCTTCGAGAACCGATCCGGTCGACTGAGTGACAGGTTGTGGCAGGTGATCGGCGTAGCCATAACCGAGCAGTTGTCCAATGCCCAAGAACGCACCGCGGAAGAACTCGCCGCCGGTTTGATCGTCGACGCTGGCGTCGAAGTCCTGCGCATCCATTACCAAAAGTTGACGATCACCGATCGAAGCAGCATTTGGATCGACGCCGAGGAAAGTCTGGCCATTGATGTCCAGCGGACGCGTGTCCAACGTCACACCGCCAACGGCACTGTTGACGGTTAGGTTGTCGTCAACGCTGCCGTAAAGCTCACCCAACGTGATGCTCAACAGCGGACTGCCTGATGGAATGCTGGTGACAGCACCCGATGCGGTGTCGCCGATCTCAACAAACTGAACGCCCAAGTATTCGCTGAACAGCGACATGACTTCGCGAACGCGTTGCTTTTGTTCCGCGGTGATTTGGTTGATGTAAGTCTTGTCGAGATCCAAACCGCTGCTGCTCGGATCGTCGCCCAACCAACTGGTCGGGAAGTTGTAGTAGGCGGTCGTCACGCCATCGAACGTGTCCGCACCACGGCGCCACACGTCCAAGGGAACGGTGCGTTCCAAGCGGCTCGGGTCGTCTTCGCGAATGTTGCGAACCCCTTGATAATCCGTGCCACCCGGGAAATCGAGTGTGTAGAGCGGATCGTTTGGATTCGGATTGTCGATCTCGCCGCCGGTCAAGCGAACGCTGGCGGTTTGTCCTTGGCCAATTCCGGCCAAGTTGTTGATGACCGCTGCGGTGTCAAAGCTGTCGCCAGCATCGGCCGCCACCGAGACGTTGCCCGGAGTCATGGGCAAGGCGCTGTCGTTGCCGACTTTCAATCGAATCGCGCCCGGAATCTTGGGCAACTGATCAATTGGCATCGGCGGGTTGGTTTGCTGAGTCAGGTCAGGAACTTCCGAGAAGCTGAAGTTACTGTTGCCGTCATTCAGGAAGTCATCAAACGTCAGGCGAACCGCATTGGGTTTGCCAGCGATCGCCGAAATGTTCGTTGGAGTGAAGACATCGTCGTCCGCACCCGTGACCGTGTCCCGAGTGAAGATCAGTTGGAACAACTCGGTTTGGTTGGCCAAGTTGGCGACGTTAACGTCTTCGGTGAAATAAACATCGATCATGTTCAACCGTGGCGTCCGTTGGCCTTGGTTGTCGACATCGATCGGTTCAGGAACCACCGCCAGAACTTGCGGTGGTTTGTTCAGGATGAATGGAACAGCGAAATCAACACCGTCGTTGAACGCTTCGCCAGCGAGGTTTCGCAGAGCGCGGTCGCCAGCACCGAAGATTTCGATTTGGTAGGCGTCATCGGGAAGTGGTTCCGCGAAACGGAAGACGACTTCGTTGGGGTTGCTGCCCAAACCGATGTAACCCGCGTTGACGGGAGTGTCCGTCGCACCGGTCAGTGGCAATGTGCCGGCAAAGCTGCCGATCGATCGGCTGGTGCTTCCGCGCTCTTGAGTCGCGGTGACCAACTCGGCTGCGGTCGGGGTCGTGTTGATCGCATTGATGAACTCGGCCACGGTCGTTGGGCTGGCCGCGTTGCGATTGACTTGAACCGTGATGGTTTTGCCGCTGACGGAAACCAACGGTGCCGTTGGGCCGCCGAAGTCGCGCGACTGAACGATGACCGAGATGCCTTGTCCGCCGACGCCGGATTGATTGGCGACGATTTTGGTGCTGAACGCGTTGCCAAGCCCCAAGTCGGTGAACGTTTGAGCCGCGTTGGCACCCGACAACGTCAGCGAGATTGGGCTGCTGGCTACCGATTGTCCGATCGGCGTTGAGGATGGTCCGCTGACTTGGAAGCCATCGGCGACCGTGTCTCGGTTGAGGTTGCGCTGGGTGGCGTTGTAGTTCTGAAGTGCCAGCGTCAGATCGCGGACCGTCGCCGGACGACTTGGGTTGGAGTTCAGATTCAGACTGAGTGTTTTGTTCTCAGGATCCTGCGTGATGATCACAGGAGCGGTCGTCAGAGGACGCGACGTACCGGTCAGGGTGACGGTCGTTCCATTGCCGCTGACGCCAGCCGCGGAGGCGCGGAACTCGAGCAACACATTCCCGTTCGTGTTGAAGTCCGTCACGGCCGTCGCCGCTTCGAACCCACCGTCTTCACCGGCACGCGTCACGCTGATCGCTAGCGGGTTCTCCGCCGTGCCCAGCGTGCTCGGGTCGATCGACGAATCATCGTCAAAGCGGAACGTCAGCTCATTGGGCGAAACGTTCAGCAGTTCCAAACCGTTGACCGGACGAATCGTGCTGCTGTTATCGATCAGCTCCGAAGCGTTGGGCTGGATGGCAACCAACTCAGGACCAGCCAGCAATTGGCGAGCTTCGAGCGATTGCGACTGAAGGCGTCGTTCCAATTTGGCTCGTTGCGTTTTCCCGCGTCGCGAGTGACCTCCTAACAGGGAGGATCCGCTGCGGCGGCGACGATCATCACGCCGCTTAGCGGCAGATTCGTTGGCATTGTGCATGTTGGAAGAGTTGCCCGGGTTACCGATCGTCATCAGTGTTGGCCTCGTCGTGCCGCTCTTAGCAAACCAATTTGGAGCTGGTCAGCGGCGGAGCAGGATGCGGGGGAAGTAGCGAAAATGGATGCCAAAGTCAGAGAAAAAGCTCGTTTTTGGCAGTTGGGATAAGTTGCAGCGGCTGCGCAATTGGGGCTTGGCCGCGGGGGTCGAGTGTACTTGGGGTGCCTCGCAAAGCAACGAAAAACGCTGTTCTGACAGGGTTTATGTCGCTGCGTGACGGTCATGACGGTCATCCGGTTCAGATGACTTTCACCGGCGATTGGATGCAAAATGAGACCAGAAAGTTCCCGAGCCGAATCTGCAACCAATTCCGGCGTTCGAGATCGCAACTTCCGGTCGGGTTGTGACGGTTTTGCGGAACTTAATCACCCGCACGGGTTTGATGACGGTACATTCTTCACCATCGCCCCCTTCCTCTCCTGGAGATACTTGGATGAAACACTTGATTGCGTTGGCCTTGATTGCTTGTTTGGCTACCACTGCGTCCGCGGACGACAAACCCGAAGGAAAGAAAAAGCGGGCCGGAAATCGGGACGCCGGTGCATGGATGGCCGGGAACGTTGCCAAATTGCTCGAGAAGGTCGAATTGACCGACGAGCAGAAAGAGAAATGGAACGAAGCCAAGAAAAGCTTCACCTCACAAGTCAAGGATCTGCGGGAGGAAGGCCTGACCCCCGAACTGATGAAGAAGCGAAACGACGCTCAGAAAGAAGCTCGGGAAGCCGGTCTGGAGGGCAAGGAAATGGCCGCGAAACTGAACGAAGGCTTTAGTGAAGAAGAGCAGGCCTTGTTCAGCAAGCAACAAAAAGCAGTTCGCTCACTCCGCGCCTCGGTGGCGGGCATGCTGACCCCCGAACAGATGGAAGCGTTGCCAGAACAAGCCCGCAAGCAAATGTCCGCCGCTAAAGAACGCGGTGAGGGCAAAGGCAAGAAACAAGGAAAGGGCAAAGGCAAGAAGAAAGACGCCTGAGTCAGGCTGACCACACGATCAATTCTGACCACGCGGGCTGCTTTCGGCACGCGTGGTTTTTGTTTGGGAATTGGAAAGAGCCTCAGGGACTCAAGGCCACTGGGCCGCAAGTGAATGGCACTTACTTTACGGATTCGCCCTCCCCCTGGGAGGGTCGAGCGAAGCGAGGGGAGGGCTACACACCGGGTTTTAGGTTCGCCCTCCCCGGCCCGAAGCGGGCCGACCCTCCCTGAGGGAGGGTGAAGCAAGAGCCATTCGGCCGCAGGTCAACGTTTCGGTTTGCTCATCAGCAGTTTGTAGTGGCCGGTCCCGAGCAGATCGTCCAGGCGTTCGCGAAGCTGCGGCGTGATGTCGACTCGGAACTTGTCGGCTTTGAAGTGCACCGTCTCTCCTTCGCACAATTGCATTGCCAACAACAAATCTTTGTTGCCCGGGTAGCCGCGAACAATTTCGCGAACGTTGGACACCGTCTTTTCGTCGTGCTCGGCTTCGTCCAAACGGATCCGGATCCCGTGCGTGTAGCGTGAATCCAGTTCGTCCAGCGGCGTCAATTCGTCGATGATCAAGTTGATTTCATCGCCGCCTCCGCGACGGTCAACCTTGGCTTTGGCCAACACCACGGCATCGGGTTGAATTCGTTCACCACAAACCGCGAACCCCTTTGGCCAACAAATGCAGCGGACGCTGCCGGCCATGTCTTCCAAATCAAAGTTGGCGTACTTGCTGGGTGCACCCGGTTTTGGGTTTTTGGTGTGAGCGATTTTGATGCTGCTGATCATCCCACCCACG of the Rhodopirellula baltica SH 1 genome contains:
- a CDS encoding Spy/CpxP family protein refolding chaperone, which encodes MKHLIALALIACLATTASADDKPEGKKKRAGNRDAGAWMAGNVAKLLEKVELTDEQKEKWNEAKKSFTSQVKDLREEGLTPELMKKRNDAQKEAREAGLEGKEMAAKLNEGFSEEEQALFSKQQKAVRSLRASVAGMLTPEQMEALPEQARKQMSAAKERGEGKGKKQGKGKGKKKDA